The following is a genomic window from Melopsittacus undulatus isolate bMelUnd1 chromosome 8, bMelUnd1.mat.Z, whole genome shotgun sequence.
CACGGCAGCTCCGCGGTACCGGGGGCCTGCGGGAGCCGGGCGCGGCCTCGGCGGCCCAAACCTAACGACAGAACCAGAACAGGCTGCAGCCCGGCCGTGGGGGGGGGCGGCTCCTCCCTGGGGCGGGGCTGCGGGCGCGCATGCGCAGGCAGTGACCTTCCCCACGTGTGCGTGCGGCGGCGCGGTCACTTGGTGTGGGGAGCGCAGGAGCTGCCATGGTAAGTGCCTGCCGCTGGTCCTGAGCCCGCTCCCTGGCCCGGTCCCGCGGAGGGGGGGCGGGTCCTGCCGGCGGCACCGCTTGTGGCTGTGGGCGACCCCAGTCGCTAGCTGGGGTCCTTGAGCGGGCCGCGGCCACGCACGGGAAGTCCTTTAGGCTGACGGGGGGAGGTGGCGGCCTTGTCGCGCCGGGCAGCCCCgcgggagggagagagggaaggaaggaggcggcggcggtggcCGCGCGTTATCAGGGGCTGCGGGTCGCGGGGTCTGAGGCGCCGCAAGGTCGAGCGGCCCGCGGGGGGTGAGCGGGTACCCAGCAGGCGCGGGGCTGCGGGCGGGGCTGCATCTGGCGGGAAGGGCGCAGGGCCGCGCGCCCCGCTGCGGGGCCTGGAGACAGGAAGGAGCCCGTCAGTGCTGCGGGCTCGGGCGCTCAGTGGCGTTTGCGTAAGCTTTGACAGGGAGTTTGCAGGGCATGGGGTAATGGCAGAATTGCGTTGGTTGTTGCAGTAACACTTAATTCTGATAGCCCTGCTGACGTGAGAAGATAACATTTGTTAGTGTAGAATGCTCACGGTCATGAGCCTGGCTGCTCTTTTGTGTCAAATACAGAATACCTAAAAAGAATCCCCAGGGTCAGAGATGTCATCTGCACAGGATGAAAGCAGTCATCCTGTGTAATATTATTGCTGTGGTATAACAGTAGCTGGCAGAACACACCTCTCTCATGTAGTGTCTTCATGCTCCACCTATCAGTTTGTCTTGTCCCAGTTTTAAAACATGTCTGTGTGTGCTGACGAGCCATCAGTAAAGAGCATGTGGATGCCAGGCCCTTGTTTCTAGCTGTTTCTGTGAATATGGGTTCTGGGTACCTGTCCAGTGGAGCACTGTCTCCATGTGACTTGGCAAGGTGCCTAAACCAAAGcaagtttcttctttctacCCCCTGCTTGTTGGGATTCAGTGCTTGCATTTAGCTGATGAATGGAAGTTAGGCTGCTCTTCCTGAAATGCAGCCAAGTGGCAgtaagtagaatcatagaagcaaccaggttgggaaagacctgtaagatcatcaGCCATTCCCCACcactgccccacagcactgAGGGATTTGTTTacacggtgtgtgaacacttccagggatggtgactccagcactgccctgggcagcctgttccaatgcctgagcagttacaaaaaaaatcctcaaaaccaacccaaaaaactcaaccaacaacccaacaaattgccccccccccatctctaCTTTAGCAGAGGCAGACCCTGAAGCAGTGAAGACAGAAATATGTCTGCATTCCTCTTTTAGGGGCCAAAGCTAAAGGTCTGTGTAAAGCTGCAGGCTGTAGCAGTCAGTATGAGTGACACCACTCTCACTTCAGACTCATGAGGTTATGTGAAATGCTGAGACATGTGGAGCTTTTCAGCcagaggaggaagcagctgctccatgtggTGCTGCAGTACATCTTACTGGGGCTCAGCTGTCGGGATTGCCCAGCATCTGCTTGTGTCTGCAGCAATTTCTGATGTAATCAAAGGTGGCCTTTGCATGCTACTGTTAGAAAAGTtttcttaaactgaaaaagaaagatatttcaGTCTGTTCTGTTGTAATGTTCCTCTTGTTTCATGTACATTACTCCCACAGGCAGGAAAAGCTTTTAGGAAATTCCTTCCCCTCTTTGATCGTGTTCTGGTTGAACGATGTGCGGCTGAGGCAGTAACCAAAGGAGGTATCATGATTCCAGAAAAAGCTCAAGGGAAGGTGCTACAAGCAACAGTAGTAGCAGTTGGCTCGGGAGCCAGAGGAAAGGTAAATATCCTGAGGCATTACATTTGGGTTGGATTATGTGGTGGTAGCTGGAATATCATCATAAGGAAGGAATGGCTGCAGTGTAAGTGTAGCGATGGCTCACTGAAATGCGTGACTGAAGTTGGAAGTACAGATtgaaggaggaggtagaaacCTCAAATTCTCCTGACTGGCTTGGCCTTGAATTCCAGCATTCCTTTGATCatttataaaatggaaaatatctgCCTTTTAAATGGCACCACTTCTCAGCTCTGGCTTGAAGCTCTCACCTTGAAGCACCAGCAGTCTTCTGTGTTAAACTGATTACATGGCTGAATTCCTGTGACTTGTGAGCAGGGTGGAATCCCCCAGTGCAGCATTCACTGTCTGATGCTGTGCAGTATACCAGTGTCCGTAAGGATCAGGTTTACTGGACAAGAGAAAATCAGgaatcaaaataaatatatcaaatactattttttgttgattttgcATGTTGAATATGCATCTGGAAttataaaaagacatttttcacttCACAAAGCCACCAGTGGCTGTGGGCCTCGGCATCAGAAGGGTTTTTCCTCAGCAAAGCAGTGTTCAGTTAGAAGTGATAGTGTAAAACAGGTTACATTTCAACTTGGCTGTGTTgactctgcctttttctttactCTGGG
Proteins encoded in this region:
- the MOB4 gene encoding MOB-like protein phocein isoform X2 — encoded protein: MAGKAFRKFLPLFDRVLVERCAAEAVTKGGIMIPEKAQGKVLQATVVAVGSGARGKNGEIQPVSVKVGEKVLLPEYGGTKIVLEDKDYYLFRDGDILGKYVD